A region from the Flavobacterium enshiense genome encodes:
- the rpsL gene encoding 30S ribosomal protein S12 — MPTIQQLVRTGRTQITKKSKSVALDSCPQRRGVCTRVYTTTPKKPNSAMRKVARVRLTNGNEVNAYIPGEGHNLQEHSIVLVRGGRVKDLPGVRYHIVRGALDTSGVAGRTQRRSKYGAKRPKEAKK, encoded by the coding sequence AACAATTAGTAAGAACAGGAAGAACTCAGATCACTAAGAAGAGTAAATCGGTTGCTTTAGATTCTTGTCCTCAAAGAAGAGGGGTTTGTACGCGTGTTTACACTACTACACCAAAAAAACCAAACTCGGCAATGCGTAAAGTTGCGCGTGTGCGTTTGACTAATGGTAATGAAGTGAATGCTTACATCCCTGGAGAAGGACACAATCTACAAGAGCACTCGATAGTATTAGTGCGAGGCGGAAGGGTAAAAGATTTACCAGGTGTTAGATATCATATCGTTCGTGGAGCGCTTGATACGTCAGGTGTTGCGGGAAGAACGCAAAGAAGATCTAAGTACGGTGCTAAACGCCCTAAAGAAGCTAAAAAGTAA